The Streptomyces liliiviolaceus sequence TCTACGCCGAACTGGGCTTCGCCGCGCCGCTGGCCCGCGGCCTGTTCGTACTCAGCCGCAGTGTCGGCATCCTGGCGCACGCGTGGGAGGAGACGGGGCAGGGGCGACGCAACAAGAGCCCCATGCCGCCTTCCATGGTGCCTGTCCACCTGGTGGCACCAACAGCGCGTCCGTAGCGGCTCGTTGACCCTCGCATCGACGCGTGCGACGCGAAAATCCCCTGTCACGTGTCTTGTCATGGACGCACAGCCGTCCCTAACGTGACCTCCCATCACGCGAACCCATGGTGCGGCTCGCATGAACCATCTAGCGGACCTTGATCGAATCGAGGGAACTCGGCGATGGAAAGACGGACCTTCCTCCTGACGGCCGCGGCGGGCAGTGCGGTCGGCGCCTCCACCGCGGCATCCACCGCGAGCGCGGCCCCGGGCCTCGCGCTCCCGGTCCCCCGGCAGTCCGCCGCGCTCGGCACCACCGGCGCCGACTGGCCCAAGGTGGGCGGCGACTACGGCAACCAGAACCACTCCACGCTCCAGGACATCACCCCGAAGAACGTCGAACGGCTCGGCGGGGCCTGGCACATCAACCTGGAGGGCGGCTCCACCAGCGCGTACCAGCAGTGCACGATCGTCGTGCGGGACGGTGTGCTGTACGTCGAGACCACCCAGCAGAACGTCTTCGCGATCGACGGCAGGACCGGCGAGGTGATCTGGAGTGCCGGCCTCGGCACCGAGACCACCAACATGCGTGGCGTCGCCGTCGCCGAGGGCAAGGTCTTCACCATCTCCGGCGCCAACATCGTGTACGCCCTCGACCGGCGGACCGGCGCGATCGTCTGGCAGAAGCCGCTGATCGTCGACGACAACGGCGGTGACGACGGCTGCGACAACGACAGCGGCCAGTGCGGCGGCAACAGCGGCGGCCTCGCGGGCGCTGTCGTGCACTGGGACGGCCTGGTCTACATCGGCACCGAGGGCTCGACCGCCGGCGCCCGCGGACGCGGGTACGCGCTGGACGCCCGGACCGGCGCCGTCGTGTGGACCTTCTGGGGTCCGCCGGGACCCGGCGAGTACGGGCACGACACCTGGGAGGGCGACTCCTGGAAGACCGGCGGCGCGGTCCCCTGGATCCACCCGGCCGTCGACCCCGAACTCGGCCTCGTCTACTGGACGTTCGGCAACCCCTATCCCCGTACGGACGGGTCCTCGCGCGGGGGCGACAACCTCTTCGCCAACTCGATCGTCGCCATCGACGCCAAGTCCGGCAAGCGGCGCTGGCACTTCCAGTCGGTCCACCACGACATCTGGGACGCCGACAACGTCATGGCACCGGTCCTCGCCGACCTGCTCGTCGACGGCAGGAAGCGCAAGGTCGTCGTCTACGGCTCGAAGACCTGCTGGTACTACGTCCTCGACCGCCGAACCGGTGAGGCCGTGCACGGCATGGAGGAGCGGCCGGTCCCCCAGCACACCCTCCAGAAGACGTCCCCCACCCAGCCCTTCCCCGGCGGCGAACCGTTCGTGTCCCCGTACCCGGAGCTGGACAAGACGACCCGGCCCGTCCCCTTCTATCCGACGGGCGGCCTGTACGAGGTCTTCTGGGACCGGGCCACCATCATCTTCCCGGGAGCGGGCGGCGGCGCCGACTGGGGCTTCCCCTCCTTCAGCCCGCGGACCGGATACGTCTACGTCGGCTACGGGCTCGTCAACTCGTCCTACTCCAACACCCGTGGCGGCCGGGTCAACACGGCCCGGCCCCTCGGCGAGCTGTTCGGCGGCGGTCTGGTCGCGATGGACCCGCGCACCAACACGGTCGCCTGGCGCAAGGAGGGCCCGTGGTCGCTGGCGCACGGCAACGGCGTCCTCACCACCGCCGGCCGTCTCCTCTTCCAGGGCCGCCCGGACGGCGTCCTCGAAGCGATGGACGACACCGACGGCAGGACCCTGTGGACCTGGCAGTGCGGCGCCGGGGTCAACACCGTTCCCGTGAGCTACGAGATCGACGGCGAGCAGTACATCGCCGTGCTGGCCGGAGGCAACGGCCTCCCCTTCCCCGACATCCCGCGGGGCGACCACCTCTGGGCGTTCAAACTCGGCGGCACGGTGGGCCAGGCTCCCGCGCCCACTCCCCCGTCCCGCCGCAACCAGATCCGTACCGCCGCGGTGACCGGGGCGGCGGCACACGACACCGTCACGCTCGGCCGCGTCTGGAACACCTCCACGGGCGCGCCCGGAACCACCGAGAACACGGTCGCCCAGAACGCCATGGCACCCCAGCACCTGACGGTCCCGGCCGGTACCACCGTCACCTTCACCAACCCCGCCGACAACGCGCAGGCCCATGGCGCGGTCGCGTTCTTCGACGCGGAGTTCGACACGGGGCTGCTGATGCCGGGCCAGTCGTACACGTACACCTTCGGCAGGGCCGGCGAGTACTTCTACAACGACCCGGTCTTCCCCCAGTCCACCGGCAAGATCGTCGTCCGGTGAATCGCCGTCCAGGGAGAGGGTCGGTCACCATGACATCAAGAGCACGTGCGGCGCGTACGGCCGTGTCCGTGGTCGCCGCCGTCGGTGCCACGCTCCTCATCGCGCTGGCCGCCTTCTTCGGTCTTCAGCAGGAGGGGGACGTGCGGGGCGAAGGGACATCGGGGAGCGCGCAACACACGTCGGCCGCATCGGAGTTGGGCAGTCCGGACTACGGCGTCTGCCGTGGCGTGAGTGCCAAGTGCTACCACGACTGGGGGAACTTCTCCCCGGGCACGGACGGCTACCGGGTGCTCCTCTACACGCGGACCGCCGGGCCCCGGCACGCCAACCTCGGCCCCGCGCTCGGCACCGGACTCAACCCGCCGCTCGCCGACACCAACGTCGTCCAGAACGCCCTGGTCGAACTGGGCAGGGAGCACGGCTTCACCGTCGACTGGACCGAGGACGTCACCCAACTCGCCACACCGGCGCGGCTCTTCCGGTACAACGCCGTCGTCTTCTACTCCACCAGCCGCGACGCCCTCGACGACGCCGCGCAGACCTCCCTGCGCCAGTACATCCGCGGCGGCGGCGGTTTCGCCGGCATCCACAACGCCTTCGGCACGGAGTACAACTGGCCCTGGTACGAGGGTCTGCTGGGCGGCGCCAACTTCTACGACCACGGACCCGAGCAACCGGGCGAGGTCGTCGTACAGAACCGGCGCGACTCCTCCACCGCCGGGCTGCCGGCCCGCTGGGGCTTCTCCGACGAGTGGTACAACCTCGTCCCGGCCCCTTCGGAGGTCCGGGTCCTGGCCACCGTCGACGAGTCCACGCTGACCGAGGGCGTCACGGGGAACCAGGGACACCCCGGCCATGGCAGGAACCACCCGGTCGCCTGGTGCCAGTACTACGACGGCGGACGGGCCTGGCTCACCACGCTCGGCCATGACGCCGCGGCCTTCTCGACGGACGGTTCGTTCCCCGGCGCCGAACAGTTCCGCAAGCTGATCCTCGGCGGCATCGAGTCCGCCATGGGCAGGGAGCCGTTCTGCCGGGCGGGCTGACTCGTTCCGCCGGGCGGGGCGACTCACTCCTGCGCGGGACCGGTTGATCCATTTCGCCGAATTCCCGTGCATCCTGCAAGGAAAGCGTGGAAGAAGGCGAAGATGAGATCTTCCATGGATGACGGGATCGCCGCCGACTTCTACGACTTCGAGTCCGCGCTGTCGGACGAGGAACGCAAGATCCTGCTGAAGACACGCGCGTTCATGCACGACGAGGTCAAGCCCCTGGTGAACGAGAACTGGGCCGCGGGCACCTTTCCCGAGGAACTGATCACCAAGTTCCGCGAGAGCGGCCTGGTGGGGCTGTCGTACGAGGGCTACGGCGAGCACCGTCCCGCGGTGAGCCATCTGCTGACCGGGATGATGGCGCTGGAGATGAGCCGGGTGGACGCGTCCGTCGCCACGTTCTTCGGCGTGCACACCGGCCTGGCCATGTACTCCGTCCACGCCGGAGGCAGCCAGGAGCAGCGGGACCGCTGGCTGCCCGGCATGGCCGCCATGGACACCATCGGGGCGTTCGCCCTGACGGAACCGCTCGACGGATCCGACGTGGCGGCCGGTATGGGCACCACGGCCGAGCGGCAGGGCGACACCTGGGTCCTCAACGGCGCCAAGCGCTGGATCGGCAATGCCACCTTCGCCGACCATGTCGTGGTCTGGGCGAGGGACCTCGCGGACGAGCAGGTCAAGGGGTTCGTCGTCGGCAAGGGCACGCCGGGCTTCGTCACGGAGAAGATCGCGAACAAGATCTCCCTGCGGATCGTCGAGAACGCCGACATCACCCTGACCGACGTCAGGGTGCCGGAGGCCGACCGGCTCCAGAACGTCGAGTCCTTCCGCGACGTCGCGGAGGTGCTGCGCGCCACCCGCAGCGGGGTCGCCTGGCAGGCGCTGGGGGTGATGATCGGCGCGTACGAGCTGGCGCTCGCCTATGCCACCGAGCGCGAGCAGTTCGGGCGGCCGCTCGCCGGTTTCCAGCTCGTACAGGATCTGCTGGTCAAGAGCCTCGGCAACATCACCGCCTGCTGGGGCATGCTGCTGCAGCTCGCCCGGCTGCAGGACTCGGGCGTGTTCAAGGACCAGCACTCCTCGCTGGCCAAGGCCCATGTCACGGCGCGTATGCGCGAGGTCGTCGGCTGGGCCCGGGAGATCTTCGGCGGCAACGGGATCGTGCTGGACTACGACGTGGCCCGCTTCTTCTCGGACGCGGAGGCCATCTACTCCTTCGAGGGGACCCGGGAGATGAACACGCTCATCGTCGGGAAGGCGGTCACCGGCGAGAGCGCGTTCGTCTGAGGCGTGCCGTTCGGGGGCCAGGCGTACTGGGGCCTGGTGTGCTGGGGCCAGGCGTACTGGGACCTGGTGTGCTGGGACCTGGTGTCCGGACGGCGATCTCCTGCCTGTAATACTCGCCTGATGAACCGGAGCGTTACAGGCAGGGGTGGCTCGATCTCGGTACGCCGGGCCACCGCGCGGGACGCCAAACGGCTCACGCGGCTCGTGCGCGGTTCACGCGCCTACGAGGGCCAGTACGCGGCCATGGTGGCGGGCTACCGGGTCGGTCCCGACTACATCGAGACCCACCGCGTGTTCGTGGCCGTCACCACCGCGGAGGGACACGAGGGCCAGGTGCTCGGGTTCTACTCACTCGTCCTCGCCCCGCCGGAACTGGACCTGATGTTCGTCGCCGATCAGGCACAGGGACGCGGGGTGGGACGGCTGCTCGTGGCGCACATGACGGCCGAGGCCCGGGCGGCCGGGCTCGACCGGGTCCGTGTGGTGTCGCATCCCCCCGCCGAGGGTTTCTACCGCAGTGTGGGCGCGGTGCACGTCGGGACCGCGTCGGCGACACCGCCCGCGGTGGTGTGGGACCGGCCCGAGCTGGAGTTCCACATTCCTACTTACGAGTAGACTCCCGGGTAACTTCTGCGCCCACGGAGAGAGTGCCCATGCCCCGCACGTTCACCGTCACTCGCGACATCCTGGTCGAGGCATCACCCTCGACGGTCTACGACCAGGTCAGCCGACTCTCGCAGATGGGCCGCTGGAGCCCCGAGAACCTGGGCGCGACCGTCCCGGGCGGGGACGCGCCGGCCCAGGCCGGGATGGTCTTCGAGGGGCACAACAAACGTCGGGGCTTCCGCTGGACGACCCGCTGCACGGTCACCGCGGCGGATCCCGGCAGCCGCCTCGCCTTCCGCGTCCACGCGATCGGAATCCGGCGTCCGCGCCTCAAGGCACCCATCGCCACCTGGGAGTACCGGTTCGAGGCGGAGGACGGCGGCACCCGGGTGACGGAGACCTGGACCGACGACCGTCGCTCCTGGCCCACGTTCGTCGCCAACGCCTTCGACCGCGTGGCCACCGGCGGCAAGACCTTCGCCGTCTTCCAGGTCGGCAACATCGACAGAACCCTGCGCAACCTCAAGCGGGAGCTGGAGGCACCGGCCCGCCCCTGAGCAGCCTCAGGCGTTCTCGGCGCGTGCGACGCGCCGGCCGGTGTCAGGCGCTGTACTGGTGTGCCGGATAGGTCAGGTATCCGGCGTCGCCGCCCTGGTAGTAGGTCGCCTCGTCGACGGGGGCGATGGGCACGCCCGTGCGCAGGCGTTCCACCAGGTCGGGGTTGGCGATGAAGGCGCGGCCGAAGCTGATGAGGTCGGCTCCGAGGCCGAGCCAGTGGTCGGCGTCCGACCGGCCGGTCTGCTTGGGTCCCATGGGGAGGACCGGGTTCATGACGAGCGTGCCGGGCCAGGCGCGGCGCAGCGCCACCAGGACCTCTTCCTCCGCGGTCGCCTCGATGTGCACGTACGCCAGGTCCAGGCGTGCCAACTCGGCGAGCAGAGCGGTGTAGAGGTCGACGACCTCCGTCTCCTCCACTCCCCAGAAGGTCCCGCCCGGCGAGAGCCGGATGCCGGTGCGTGCCGCGCCGACGGCCTCGACGGTCGCGGACACCGCCTCGACGGCGAACCTGATGCGGTGGGCCACGGAGCCGCCGTAGCCGTCCGTGCGCAGGTTGGCGTTGGAGGAGAGGAACTGCGAGATCAGGTATCCGTTGGCGCCGTGCAGTTCCACGCCGTCGAATCCCGCGTCCACGGCGCGGCGGGCCGCGTCGCCGTAGGAGCGGGCGTGCTCCGGCACCTCCGAGGTCTCCAGTGCGCGGGGCACGGGCGCGGACTGGGGTCCGGTCGGCGTGAACACCTCGCCGACCGCGGCCACGGCCGACGGTCCGACCGGCTGCGTACCCGTGGTGTCGGGGTGCGAGACGCGCCCGCCGTGCATGAGCTGGGCGAAGATCCGTCCGCCGTTGGCGTGCACGGCATCCGTCACCGGCCGCCACGACGCCTCCTGCTCATCGGTGTGCAGGCCCGGCGTACCCGGGTTGGACTGCCCGATCGAACTGGGCTGGACGCCCTCGGTCACGATCAGCCCGGCGCTCGCCCGCTGAGCGTAGTAGGTGGCCATCGACGGCGTGGCCAGACCACCGGCGGCGGCCCTCACCCGGGTCATCGGGGCCATCACCACTCGGTTGGGCAGCGTCAGGGCACCGAGGTCGTAACGCTGGAACAGGCTCGTCACTTGCGACTCCTTCGCGATCCGTGGCCCGGGTACCGGGCACAGCGGTTACGCTAAAACCTGACATTGACGTCAGGGGCAAGTGTTGTGACCCAGGTAACAGTGGGACGCGAGGAGAGCGGGGAGAAGGTCATGCGTATCGGGGAGCTCGCCGAGCGGGCCGGTGTCAGCGTCCGGTCGTTGCGGTACTACGAGGAACAGAAGCTGCTCACCAGCACCCGCAGCGCGAGCGGACAGCGGCACTACACGGACGACGAGATCGAACGCGTCAGGTTCATCCAGAACCTCTACGCGGCCGGCCTGTCCAGCCGGACCATCGCCGAACTGCTGCCCTGCGTCGACTCACCCAGCGAGGAGAACTCCGACGCCGCCCTCGACCGCATGGGCCAGGAACGCGACCGGCTCACCACGCACATCGTGGAACTCGTCCAGACCCGCGACGCGCTCGACCAGCTGATGACCTCGGCGCGGGCGCACCGCGACCAGCTCCAGGCGGCCTCGGCGGCCGGCGTCTGACGGTCGCACACCCGCCCGCGTCCTGCTCCTGCCCGCGCGTAACGTCACTTGGACTCGATCCGGCCCAATGGGGCGGCATCCTCGGCGAGGGCCTCGCGCACCGCCGTCCAGCTGTCGTCCTCGATGCCGAGCGCATGGCGGAGGTAGGCCCAGGTGACCCGCTGCACCAGGCCGACCCGCTCGGGGTTCTCGTCCGTCGTCTCCTGGACCTCGTAGCCGGCGATCCCGCCGAGCGAGTGTTCCGCCCCGAACAGGGTGAGCAGGCTCTTGTCACCCGGGCTCAGGAAGTACGGGTCGGCGAGCCACTCCGGCCCCCGGACGGACAGCGGGGAGTCGTCCCGGTCCCCGACGACCACGAGGGCCGGCGCGGTCATGTGCGCGAAGTCCGGGTTCATGAACGGGAAGCGCTCGGCCGCGAACGGCGTCAGGTCGGCTCCGCCCTTTCCCGCCGTGGCCAGCAGCACGCCCGCCTTGATCCGCGCGTCGGAGAGGTCCGCTTCCTTCTTGCTCACCGGATCCAGGACCCGCAGACCCAGCAGATTGCCCGCGGTCTGGCCGCCGAAGGAGTGTCCGGCCACGGCGATACGGGACCGGTCGAGACGGCCGCCGAGACCGGGAACGGCCGCCTCCAGCAGATCGAGCCGGTCGAGAACCCGCTTCACGTCCTCGACGCGGTGACGCCAGATCCGCGGCGTACGGGGATCGTCCTGGGCGAGGCCCACGGTGCGGGAGTCGAGGTGGGTGGGCTGGACGACGACGAAGCCGTGAGCGGCCCAGAAGTCGGCCAGGGGGCCGTAGCCGTCGAGCGACGACCCGAAGCCGTGCGAGAGGACGACGATCGGCAGCCCGCTCCCGGTGACCGGCGCGGAGATCCGCACCCGGAGGTCCGCGCCACGGCCGGGCGCGTCCAGCACCAACGGTTTCACCGAGACGACGGGGGTGGGTGCGAGTACGGGTGCGGATGCGGATGCGGATGCAGCCGATGCGCTTGACGGAGTTGACGGAGTTGATGCAGTCACGGGGATTTTCCTCTTCCGACCGTCCGGACGTGCTGACTCTGCGCGATTGGCCACCAGTCCCCCCACCTGCAATGATGGGGAAATGGGACACTGTCCCGCATTGACGTCGAACATACGGGACGTCGTCCCGTTTAGTAAAGTCGGCAGCGAGAGCCGACAGTGGTGCCGACAGCGACAGGGACGGTGTGGTGAGCGGAAGCGATCAGGGTGCGGGACGTACGGCCCGCCCCAAACGTGCGGACGCGCGCCGCAACCAGGAGGCCCTGCTCGACGCGGCGGCCACGGTCTTCGTCGCGTCGGGCGTCGAGGCGCCGATCCGTGACATCGCGGCCGAGGCGGGCGTCGGGACGGCCACGATCTACCGCCACTTCCCGACCCGGGCGGACCTCATCGTCGCCGTCTACCGGCATCAGGTGGAGGCCCTGGCCGAGGCCGGTCCCGCGCTGCTGACGGCCGGCCCGAAGCCGTACGCCGCACTGGCGCGGTGGATCGACCTGTTCGTCGACTTCGTGGTCACCAAACAGGGGCTCGCCTCCGTGCTGCAGTCCGACGACCCCTGCTTCGACCCCCTGCACTCGTACTTCCTTGAGCGCCTCGTACCGGTGTGCGCCGAACTGCTCGACGCCTCGGCCGCGTCGGGGGAGATCGATCCCGGCATGGATCCGTACGCACTCATGCGCGGCGTCGGCGGACTCTGCGCGGGCGCGGGCAACAACCCCCGCTACGACGCACGTCGACTGGTGGAGATCCTCATCGCGGGCCTGCGCCGCCGGCCTTGAGAGGGTGCCGGTCGCCGGTCGGCGGCCGTCGGCCGGCGACTGCCCTTCAGCGGTCGGCGGTTGGCTCGAAAGCGACTGCGGCCGTTGCCCGGTGGCTCCGGAAGGGCGTTGTCAGTGGTCTCACCTAGAGTTCTCCGCACTTGATCAGTGAAGTGCGGGGAGGCACATATGGGGTGGGTCACGGCCGGCGATTACGAGGTCGGCCTCGACGGCGGAAAGGTGGTGTGCCGCAACGCGGCGGGACGGCAGTTGAAGTCAGTACCGCCCAAACTCGCCGAGGATCCCGCGGTCATGGGACTGCGGCAGCTCGCCGAGTGGCTGGAGCGGCACGAGCGCCAGTGCCTCACCGACGTCGAGAACTGGATGGT is a genomic window containing:
- a CDS encoding outer membrane protein assembly factor BamB family protein; this translates as MERRTFLLTAAAGSAVGASTAASTASAAPGLALPVPRQSAALGTTGADWPKVGGDYGNQNHSTLQDITPKNVERLGGAWHINLEGGSTSAYQQCTIVVRDGVLYVETTQQNVFAIDGRTGEVIWSAGLGTETTNMRGVAVAEGKVFTISGANIVYALDRRTGAIVWQKPLIVDDNGGDDGCDNDSGQCGGNSGGLAGAVVHWDGLVYIGTEGSTAGARGRGYALDARTGAVVWTFWGPPGPGEYGHDTWEGDSWKTGGAVPWIHPAVDPELGLVYWTFGNPYPRTDGSSRGGDNLFANSIVAIDAKSGKRRWHFQSVHHDIWDADNVMAPVLADLLVDGRKRKVVVYGSKTCWYYVLDRRTGEAVHGMEERPVPQHTLQKTSPTQPFPGGEPFVSPYPELDKTTRPVPFYPTGGLYEVFWDRATIIFPGAGGGADWGFPSFSPRTGYVYVGYGLVNSSYSNTRGGRVNTARPLGELFGGGLVAMDPRTNTVAWRKEGPWSLAHGNGVLTTAGRLLFQGRPDGVLEAMDDTDGRTLWTWQCGAGVNTVPVSYEIDGEQYIAVLAGGNGLPFPDIPRGDHLWAFKLGGTVGQAPAPTPPSRRNQIRTAAVTGAAAHDTVTLGRVWNTSTGAPGTTENTVAQNAMAPQHLTVPAGTTVTFTNPADNAQAHGAVAFFDAEFDTGLLMPGQSYTYTFGRAGEYFYNDPVFPQSTGKIVVR
- a CDS encoding ThuA domain-containing protein, with product MTSRARAARTAVSVVAAVGATLLIALAAFFGLQQEGDVRGEGTSGSAQHTSAASELGSPDYGVCRGVSAKCYHDWGNFSPGTDGYRVLLYTRTAGPRHANLGPALGTGLNPPLADTNVVQNALVELGREHGFTVDWTEDVTQLATPARLFRYNAVVFYSTSRDALDDAAQTSLRQYIRGGGGFAGIHNAFGTEYNWPWYEGLLGGANFYDHGPEQPGEVVVQNRRDSSTAGLPARWGFSDEWYNLVPAPSEVRVLATVDESTLTEGVTGNQGHPGHGRNHPVAWCQYYDGGRAWLTTLGHDAAAFSTDGSFPGAEQFRKLILGGIESAMGREPFCRAG
- a CDS encoding acyl-CoA dehydrogenase family protein codes for the protein MRSSMDDGIAADFYDFESALSDEERKILLKTRAFMHDEVKPLVNENWAAGTFPEELITKFRESGLVGLSYEGYGEHRPAVSHLLTGMMALEMSRVDASVATFFGVHTGLAMYSVHAGGSQEQRDRWLPGMAAMDTIGAFALTEPLDGSDVAAGMGTTAERQGDTWVLNGAKRWIGNATFADHVVVWARDLADEQVKGFVVGKGTPGFVTEKIANKISLRIVENADITLTDVRVPEADRLQNVESFRDVAEVLRATRSGVAWQALGVMIGAYELALAYATEREQFGRPLAGFQLVQDLLVKSLGNITACWGMLLQLARLQDSGVFKDQHSSLAKAHVTARMREVVGWAREIFGGNGIVLDYDVARFFSDAEAIYSFEGTREMNTLIVGKAVTGESAFV
- a CDS encoding GNAT family N-acetyltransferase yields the protein MNRSVTGRGGSISVRRATARDAKRLTRLVRGSRAYEGQYAAMVAGYRVGPDYIETHRVFVAVTTAEGHEGQVLGFYSLVLAPPELDLMFVADQAQGRGVGRLLVAHMTAEARAAGLDRVRVVSHPPAEGFYRSVGAVHVGTASATPPAVVWDRPELEFHIPTYE
- a CDS encoding SRPBCC family protein — translated: MPRTFTVTRDILVEASPSTVYDQVSRLSQMGRWSPENLGATVPGGDAPAQAGMVFEGHNKRRGFRWTTRCTVTAADPGSRLAFRVHAIGIRRPRLKAPIATWEYRFEAEDGGTRVTETWTDDRRSWPTFVANAFDRVATGGKTFAVFQVGNIDRTLRNLKRELEAPARP
- a CDS encoding alkene reductase, which translates into the protein MTSLFQRYDLGALTLPNRVVMAPMTRVRAAAGGLATPSMATYYAQRASAGLIVTEGVQPSSIGQSNPGTPGLHTDEQEASWRPVTDAVHANGGRIFAQLMHGGRVSHPDTTGTQPVGPSAVAAVGEVFTPTGPQSAPVPRALETSEVPEHARSYGDAARRAVDAGFDGVELHGANGYLISQFLSSNANLRTDGYGGSVAHRIRFAVEAVSATVEAVGAARTGIRLSPGGTFWGVEETEVVDLYTALLAELARLDLAYVHIEATAEEEVLVALRRAWPGTLVMNPVLPMGPKQTGRSDADHWLGLGADLISFGRAFIANPDLVERLRTGVPIAPVDEATYYQGGDAGYLTYPAHQYSA
- a CDS encoding MerR family transcriptional regulator — its product is MRIGELAERAGVSVRSLRYYEEQKLLTSTRSASGQRHYTDDEIERVRFIQNLYAAGLSSRTIAELLPCVDSPSEENSDAALDRMGQERDRLTTHIVELVQTRDALDQLMTSARAHRDQLQAASAAGV
- a CDS encoding alpha/beta hydrolase family protein, whose product is MKPLVLDAPGRGADLRVRISAPVTGSGLPIVVLSHGFGSSLDGYGPLADFWAAHGFVVVQPTHLDSRTVGLAQDDPRTPRIWRHRVEDVKRVLDRLDLLEAAVPGLGGRLDRSRIAVAGHSFGGQTAGNLLGLRVLDPVSKKEADLSDARIKAGVLLATAGKGGADLTPFAAERFPFMNPDFAHMTAPALVVVGDRDDSPLSVRGPEWLADPYFLSPGDKSLLTLFGAEHSLGGIAGYEVQETTDENPERVGLVQRVTWAYLRHALGIEDDSWTAVREALAEDAAPLGRIESK
- a CDS encoding TetR/AcrR family transcriptional regulator codes for the protein MSGSDQGAGRTARPKRADARRNQEALLDAAATVFVASGVEAPIRDIAAEAGVGTATIYRHFPTRADLIVAVYRHQVEALAEAGPALLTAGPKPYAALARWIDLFVDFVVTKQGLASVLQSDDPCFDPLHSYFLERLVPVCAELLDASAASGEIDPGMDPYALMRGVGGLCAGAGNNPRYDARRLVEILIAGLRRRP